The Candidatus Rokuibacteriota bacterium genomic sequence CAACTCAGAACGATGTGAGCTGATTTCGTGCGACGGCCATGATGATCGAGCAGAAGTTCTCCCTGAACGCGCCGGCTGACCAGGTCTGGGCCTTGCTGACTGACCCGTATCAGGTGGCGAGCTGCCTGCCGGGAGCCGCGATCGCGGGGAAGGTGGACGACCGCACGTATCTGGGAACGGTCACCGTGAAGGTGGGACCGGTTTCGGCCAGCTACAAAGGCCAGATCCGCTTCGAGAGGCTGGACTTCGAGCGGTTAGAGGCCGAACTGGTCGGCCGGGGGCAGGATATCAGGGGAAAGGGCGGGGCCGAGATGCGGATGCAGAGCCGCCTGCAGCCGAGGGATGGTGGCACCGAGGTCACAGTGACGGCGGAGGTGAATATCAGCGGGATCCTCGCCCAGATGGGCCGTGGAATGATTGAAAGCGTGTCGAATCACCTCTTCCAGCAGTTCGCCGCCGCGATTCAGCAGAAGCTGGAGGGCGCCGTGGGCTCGGGCGAGCCGGCTGCTCAAGCAGCCGTGTCAGAGGTTAAACCACTGGACGCAGTCTCATTGGGGACCAGGGCGGTGGGGGAGGCGATGGGGCGGGCGGTCCGGCGTCTCCTCGGCAGAAAAGAGAAGACATGACGCTGGCGTGTGGGCTCCATGGCCGATGATCTGCTCGCGCTAGCGTACGAGCTCGCACAACGGGGTGAACCGTTCGCCCTGGCGACCGTGGTCCGGTGCGAACGTCCCACCTCCGCCAAGCCAGGAGCGAAGGCCGTGATCCGGAAGGACGGAACGCTCTCTGGATGGATCGGCGGAAGCTGCGCCGAGCCCGTCGTGGTCAAGGAGGCGCTCCGGGCTCTCCGCGACGGGCAGCCGCGGTTCATCGCCCTGGTCGGGCAGGGCAGCCCCGGCTCCGGAGCGCGGGAGGGCGTGCTGGAGTATGCCATGACGTGCCACAGTGGAGGGACGCTCGAGATCTACGTCGAGCCGGTCCTGCCGAGGCCCGAACTCGTCCTCGTTGGGCGGGGGCCGGTCGTCGAGACGCTGGCCAAGCTCGGGGAGGTTCTGGACTTCACCGTGGTCCTGCTGGCTTCCGAGATCTCGGCCGAGAAACTTCCCGGCCTCCGCATCACCCCGCGGAGCTTCATCGTGGTGAGTACCCACGGGACCTTCGACGAAGAAGCCGTAGAGCAGGCCCTTCTGGGCGACGCCGCCTATGTGAGCCTGGTGGCCAGCAGGCGCCGCGCCGATGCGGTGGTCGAGGCCTTGCGGGCACGGGGCGTGTCGGCCGAACGCTTGGGCCGGCTGAAGGCGCCGGCTGGGCTCGATATCGGCGCCGTCACCCCTGAGGAGATCGCGGTGAGTATCCTCGCCGAGATCGTTCAGGCATCGAGAAGCCAGAAGATCGCGTGGACGCCCGCGGACACTCCGCCGGAGGAGATCGGGGGGCGTGAGGCCCGAGATCCGGTCTGTGGCATGGTCGTGCGGATCGCCTCGGCCAAATACCGGACCGAGGTTTCCGGTGAGACCTTCTACTTCTGCTGCCTCAGGTGCAAGCAGGCGTTCGATTTCGCTCCGGAGCGATAGTCGACCCGCGGACTCGCTCCCCGCGTCGCCTCCATTCGGAGCGGTCCGCTTTTTGGCCTCGAGAGTGCCGTGATATAGTGTGAGCGCTATGCACGAGCTCTTCGAGCAGCTCGATCGGCTGCGACGCGCGGAGTCGAAGGTGGCGCTCGCCACCCTGGTCAACACGCGCGGCACGACGCCCCGCAAGGAGGGCGCGAAGATGCTGGTGGGCGCCGGGGGGCGGATCCTCGGCTCGGTGACGATCGGCGGCTGTGTCGACGCCCAGGTGATCGAGGAAGCCGAAGGTGTGCTCGGCGGCAGCGCCCCGAAGCTCCTCGAGCTGAACCTGGGGGACGAGGAGGCGTGGGAGATCGGTCTCACCTGCGGCGGCACCATCGAGGTCTTCGTCGAGCCCGTGGAGCTCGCTCGCGCCGAAGGACCGCCGCTGACCTATTACGAGATCCTCCGGGCTCACGCCGAGCAGGGTGGCAGGAGCGCGCTGATCACGCGGCTCGACGGGCCGAACAACGGAGCCAAGCTGCTCCTGCTCGACACCGGGAGGACCGAGGGGACCCTGGGCGAGCCCTTCCTGGACCGCCGGTTCGTGGCGGAGGCTCAGGAGTGCATGGCCCGCGGCGTCTCGAAGACCCTGTTCCTCGAGGGGATCCGCTGCTTCGTGGAGAGCTTCGGCCCACCATCCACGCTTCTCGTCGTCGGCGCCGGCCACGTGGCGATGCCGCTGGTGTCCCTCGCTCGCGTGCTCGGCTTCAGGACGATCGTCGTGGATGGCCGGCCTCGCTTCGCCACGCGCGAGCGCTTCCCGGACGTCGACCGGCTCGAGGTCGGCATCCCCTCCGAGGTGGTCAAGTCACTCCCGCTCACCCCTGCCACGGCGCTCGTTCTCGTCGCGCACGATTACAAGTACGACCTCCCCGTCCTCCGCCATGCGCTGGCGAGCCCGATCGGCTACATCGGGATGCTCGGGAGCACCCGGCGCGGTAACGCGATTCTGAACCTGCTGAGGGAGGAGGGGATTCCCGAGGGGCAGCTGGCCCGGATCCGCGTCCCGATCGGGCTGGACCTCGGGGCCCAGTCCGCCCCGGAGATCGCGCTCGCGATCCTGGCTGAGGTCCTGGCGGAGCGGACCGGCACGACGGGCATGCCGATCAGCCGGAAGATCAGAGAGGCGACGCGGTGAAGGCTCACGCAGTCCGGCGGTCAGCGGCGTCGGCAGGAGTCCTTGTCGGGAGGATTCTCTGCCACGATGTGAGGGACCGCGAGGGCAGGCTCGTCGGGCGAAAGGGCGAGGAGGTGGATCCGGTGACGGCGGACCGGCTCCTGGCCGCCGACTGGGAGGAGGTCCATCTGCTGGAGATCGGTCCGGCGGACCTCCACGAGGAGGACGCCGGCGCGCGCCTCGCCCGTGCTGTTGTGGGCGACGGCGTCCAGGTCAAGGGTTATACGGGCGGTCAGTGGTCGCTGACCGCCACGCGGCGTGGCCTCCTTCAGATCAGGACCGAGCTCCTCTCGCGGGTGAACGCGCTGGAAGGGATCTCGGTCTTCACCCTCTTCGACGGCCAGCCAGTGGAGGCCGGGGAGACCGTCGCCAAGGCCAAGGTCACGCCGCTGGTCATCGCCGGTGCGACCGTGGCAGAGGTCGAGCGCGTGGCCGGGCAGGCCGGTGGGGTGCTGGGAGTGCGGGCGTTCACGCCGCTGATAATCGGCGCGGTGGCCCGGGAGAGCCTCGACGGGAGGCAACGCGAGCGCTTCGAGTCCGCGCTCAAGGAGAAGGTCGACTGGTTCGGCTCCCGCCTCCTGCCGATCCACTACGCCGTCGGCGATCCGGGGTCGGTGGCCAAGGAGCTCCAGTCGCTCAGGGACGCGGGCGCCGATCTGCTGATCGTGGCTGGAGCCAGTGCCCTGGATCCCCTCGACGCGGTGTTCGGCGCCCTCGACCTCGTCGGCGCCCGGATGGAGCGGCACGGTGCCCCCGCCCATCCCGGAAGCCTCTTCTGGCTCGCCTCATGGGGCGACCGGCCGGTCATCGGAATGCCGACCTGCGGGATGTTCTCTCAGGCCACGACCTTCGACCTGATCCTCCCGCGGATTCTGGCGGGCGAGGCCGTGGCGAACCCGGAGATCACGGCCCTGGGCCACGGGGGCCTCCTGTCGCGCGAGATGGCGTTCCGGTTCCCGCCGTATCGGCCCGCGAGGCCTCGGGGCGAGCTCGACGCGGAGGAGTAAAGATCCTCGGAGGGGGGCTCCGCCCCCCTTCCGAACCTCCCCCAGAGGTTGCGCGGGCCAAGCCCGCGCTCGGAGCGCTTCGGCAGTGCGCGCGTCGACGATTGGAGCAATCGACTGGAGTTTACGGGGAGACGCCCAGCGCCCAGCGGATCCCGCCGAGCAGGTGCAGCCTGAAGCGCTCGTCCTCCCAGACCTCGCGCCCGTGCCCGAGCGCGGTGTAAAAAACCCGGCCGCGGCCGTAGCTCCTGACCCACGCCAACGCATAGTCCTTGTCGGATCGTTTGCCCTTCCCGACGTCCACCGACCGGGGGTCCAGGCTCAGCAGGACGTGGACCCCCGTTCTCGACCAGTTCCAAAACTGGTAGATCTCGTCGGTGATCTCGAAGGATCCTCCGAGGTGACGGGTCGACGGGTGGGCCGAATCCTCGACCGTGACGCGGACGCGCTGGTGCCAGGGGTGCCCGTCGAAGTAGCCGCCGAGCAGTTCGCCGTACGCGGGCACGTCGTACCAAGTGTCGCTCGCGCTGTGAATGCCGACGAAGCCGCGGCCCGCTCGCACGAACTCGAACAACGCCTCGCGCGCCTCGGCGGTCAGCGGGAGGTTTCCGGTGGTGAAGTAGAGCACGGCGTGGAACGCCTCGAAGGACTGCCGCCGGAGGCCCGCCAGCTCGTCGCGGGTATAGAGGTAGCTGACGTCGAACGCCCCTGACCGGCGCGCGAGCCCTCCGACGACCTCCTCGGCAGGCGAGAGACCCTCCGGCGCCGGCCGCCGAACGACATCGTGCTGGTAGCCCGCCGAATGGCTGACCATAAGCAGCCGCGGCAGCTTCGGTGACGATGGACTGGCCGCCGCCAGGGCGATAGCGCCGACCGAAACGGAGATAAGGGCGATCACCCTGAGAGCCATCGAACCGATTTTATGCCTCCCTTGACAACGCGCAAGGGGGCGCTTAACGTGGCGTATCCGCAGCGAAAGAACGCGAGGGCGCTCCGTGGCAAACAAGTTTACTTGACGACGCCTTTCCCAGCCCCTCTGTCCCATGCTGGGAAAGGCGTTCTCCTTTTTCTCCAAGTGCAGTCCCGCAGTCCCGCCTGTTTGGGAGTTGGATGAGGCGCAGGTAGGGAGGAGAGAGGGATGGAATTCAACATCTTCGAGCACTTCAAGGGGATCGAGAAAATCCCGAAGGACCCCCAGAATGCCGACCAGCAGGGCACCGCGTTCTTCCTCACTGGCCACATGGGCGAGCGCGTCAAGGACCACCTCGACCAGTACGCGGCCAAGGCGCGAATGTCCCGGCGCAACTTCGTCCGCTCGGGGTGCGGCTTCGCCGCGGCGATGCTCGCGGTGAACAAGATCACCGGCATGAGCTTCTTCGACGTCCAGGAGGCCGAAGCCTACGACCCGGCGGCGCGGAAGGAGCTGAGCGTCGCCCGAAAGGCGGGGATGGACCTGGTCATCGACCAGCATACGCACATCTGCTGGCGCAAGGACGGCTACGTCAAGGGGGTCAACACGAGCGAGCGAGGGATGTGGTTCGTGGATCTCCTGGACAACCTCGGCAAGGCCATGGGGCTCCCCAACGGGACGCGCGATATGACCGTGGACAACTTCGGCAAGCTGATCCTGGAGGGGAGCGATACCTCGTTGGCGATCTTCAACCCGTTCGGGTTCCGCGAGGACTACGGCGGCAAAGACATGATCCCGATCGAGGAGCAGGCCGAGGTGCGCCAGCGCTGGCCCGACCGGACGATCATGCTCGCCGGTGGCCTCACCCCGAACCAGGGCGTGCAGGTGACGCTCGAGCGGCTCCAGATGTATGTCGAGAAGCACAAGATCTCGGGGCTCAAGCTCTACACGTTCGATTCGACGCCCAAGAAGGGGTGGTGGTTCGACGACCAGAGGCTGGCCTACCCGATCTGGGAGCGCTGTCGCAAGCTCAAGATCAAGAACATCGGCTGTCACAAGGGGATCCCCTTCGGCCAGTTCATGGCTCGCTATGCCCACGTGGAAGACTTCGACAAGGTGGCGGACGACTTCACCGATCTGAACTGGATCGTGTTCCATTCCGCCTGGCCGTACCACGCCGAGCTGGCCGCCTTGAAGGGATTCAAGCCGCAGCGGAAGAACCTCTACTGCGAGCTGGGTTCGACCTTCGCCGCGACCGTGACGAATCGGCCGCTGGAGTGCGCTCACGTCCTGGGCACGCTCGTGCGCGACCTGGGCGCCGATTACGTCATGTGGGGCACCGATTCGCTGCTCTGGGGCAACCCACAGTGGCAGATCGACGCGTTCCGCCGCTTCCAGATTCCGGTAGCGTTCGTGGAGGGCTACGGCTACCCGACGCTTACCGACGAGATCAAGCGCAAGATCCTGGGCGAGAACGCCGCCAGGCTCTGGGGCATCAAGATCACGGCCAAGACCGAACCTGCCACGCCGCCGAAGGTGGTCGCAGTCTAAGGGCAGCGGGGGGCCCGCAGAGCGTGCGGGTCGCCCCGCCGTCGCGGAGGTCGGCGATGCCGCTCTACGAGTACGCGTGCGATCCGTGTCGGGTGATCTATCAGGTGCGCCACGGGATGACCGAGCCGCCGCTCGAGCGCTGCGCGCGCTGTGGCGGCGGTGTGAGGCGCTTGATCTCGGCTCCCTACCTCAACCTCGATAACTTCTCGAGCCCGACCGAGGCCAAGTACGCCAAGATGACTGCGCGCGAGGAGGTCGCGCGGGAGAAGGAGCTTCAAAAGACCTACGAGACCATCTGGCTGCCGCCGCCGGTGAAGCACAACCCCTGGGAAGAGCGGTAGTGACGCGCCAGGGCCTTGGCTGCTCCGTGGTCGCGTTTTGCCTTTGAGGACACGGCCTAAGAGGTGCTGGCTTGAGCTGTCCACGGAGTGGCTCCGCAGGCTGTTTCGATTTGCACTCCAGTACGTTTCCCGCTTGGGCGAAGGCGTGATGAGGGTTCAGGTTGTTAGCGGACGTGGGGGACAGCGGCGGACCTGAAACCTTGTGAATTGTTTCCCACCCCTCACGCGACGATATTGACAGTCGTGCGAGCGTGTTCTTATAATCCGGCCGCGCTCGATCAGTGCGAGGGAAACCACCGAAACGATTCCGGGTACGCCCTTCGTGGTGCACCGAACGGTCGTCCAACTGTCTGGCGAAGGAGGCAGAGTGCCATGCGTACGTGTTTAGTCCTCCGCGCGATCGTCGTTCTCGTCGTCTGCTCCATGCTAGCCGCTCCGGCCCCCGTACCGGCCGCCGAGTGGTCGGAGGTGACGGACTGGCGACTCCTCGAGGCCGACAAGGACGCCAACAACTGGCTCACCTACTACCGGACCTACAACGGCTGGCGCCATAGCCCGCTGTCGCAGATCAATCCGCAGAACGTCCGGCGCCTGACCCCGAAGTGGATGCTTTCCGTCGGCGAAGCTGGGAATCAGCAGGCGACCCCGCTCGTCAACAACGGTGTCATGTTCCTCACCTCGCCGTTGGGCGTCGAGATGAACCGCGTCTACGCGATCGACGCCACGACGGGGCGGGTCCTATGGAAGCACGAGACCAAGATTCCGGAGGAGGTCTCGGGCCTGGTGCGGATCCTGCCGATGAACCGCGGCGCCGCGCTCTACAAGGACAAGGTGTATTTCGGCACGCTGGACTCGCACGTCATCGCGCTGAAGGCGGCGACCGGTGAGGTCGCGTGGAAGGTGAAGACCGCCGACTTCAAGGACGGCTATTTCCACACGATGGCGCCGCTCGCGGCGAAGGGGAAGATCATCATCGGCTCCAGCGGTCCGGGCGAGATGGGCCCGCGCGGCTTCATCGCGGCGCTTGATGCCGACACCGGCCGGGAGCTGTGGCGCACCTACACGATCCCGGCTGCCGGTGAGCCCGGCTCCGACACCTGGCCGGGTGAGTCGTGGAAGTATGGCGGTGGGGCGGTCTGGCTCACCGGCACGTACGACCCCCAGCTCAACCTCGTGTTCTTCGGCGTCGGAAACCCGGCGCCGTGGGATGCGAACCTGAGAAAAGGCGCGAACCTCTACACGGACTCGACGATCGCGCTCGACGTCGACACGGGGCGGATGAAGTGGTTCTTCCAGTACCACGGCAACGATACCTGGGACCTGGACACGCCCCACGAGAACTTGCTCCTGACGATCAGCCGCGCGGGGCGGCAGATTCCGATCACCTTCCAGCCCAACAAGACCGGGTTCCACTTCAGCCTGGAGCGGGCGACGGGCAAGTTCGTCGCGGCAAAGCGCTTCACGCGCTTCATCACGATCTGGAAGGATGTGGATCCTGAGAGCGGCAAGCTGATCGAGAACGCGGGGATGCGGCCTGCGGCGGGGGCCCCGCCGATGGACATCTGCCCGTCGATCTTCGGCGGGCGGAACTGGGCTCACGCCTCCTTCCACCCCGGTACCGGGCTCGTGTACCTGCCGTCGATGGAGATGTGCAACAAGTACTCGATCGCCAAGGACATCCAGTACAAGCGCGGCGCGCTCTACATCGGCGCAGACTTCACGGCGTTCGCGGCGCAGGACCAGGCCGGCGTCGTGCGGGCGATCAACCCCAACACCGGCGACACCGCGTGGGAGTGGTGGACGCGCGCGCCCATCCAGGCCGGTGGCGTGGTCTCGACGGGGGGGGGCTTGGTGTTCGCCGGGACCCAGGATGGCCGGCTCGTCGCCCTGGACGCCAGGACCGGCGAGCAGCTCTGGGAGTTCTCGGTAGGCGCTCCGGTGACCGCCCCGCCGATCACCTACTCGGTAGGGGGCAAGCAGTACGTGGCCGTGCTCAACGGCGGCGGCAAGGTGACGGGCGACCTCCTCGTCGGCAACGATCCGAGACTCCAGTATCTCAAGAACGTGCCTGTCGGAGGCACGCTGACGGTCTTCGGGCTGTTTGATTGAGAATCCTTCGGGGAGTCGTCCCGGCCCTCCTCGCGCTCGCGACGGGGCTCGAGGCGGCGGCGGACGGGGGGCTCGACGCGATCCGTGAGCGAGGGTATGTCCGGGTCTGCGCCGACCCCTCCAACCTCCCGTTCTCCAGCTCTGACCCCTCCACTCCCGGGTTCGAAGTCGAGCTGGCGAGGCTGGTGGCGCGCCAGATCGGCGTCGAGGCGCGTTTCGAGTGGACCCTCACGTACGTGCGCGCGCTCCGGCCCCTCCGTGATGGGGCCTGCGATCTCTTCATGGGCCTGCCCCAGGACGACAGGTTCAGGGAGGCCAACCCATGGATCGCGGTGAGCCGGCCCTACTACACGATGGGCCACGCGATTCTGGCGCGGAGCGACGCCGGGATCCAGACCCTCAGCGATCTCGCCGGCAAGCGCGTCGCGATCGAGGGGATGAGCCCTGCCGACTCCTTCGTGTTCTACCGCGGGCTTGACCGGGGGATTTACCGGAGTCAGGAGGAGGCGTTCCGAGCTGTGGCGGCCGGCGAGGTGCCGGCCGCCCTCCTGTGGCTCCCGGTGGCGAGCTGGCTCGCGCGCGGCCGAGCCGACCTCCGGGTGATCCCGATCGCCGAGCCGCGTCTTGAGTTTCCGATCGGGGCTGGCGTGCGCCGCCGCGACCGCGACCTTGCCGCGGCGGTGGACGATGCCGTCGGGCGCCTCAAGGACAGCGGCAAGGTCCGGGAGGTCCTCGGACGCTACGGCGCCGTGCCGAGCCCGGGTCCCCGGGGGGAGAGATGGGTCATTCGGGTGGAGGCGAAGGACGCTGTCGAGGCCGGTCGCTCCCTGTTCTCGACGGCCTGCTCCCGCTGCCACGGGGCCGAGGGGGTTGGCGGAGGTGTCGGTGGCCTCGTCCCGGTGCTCAGGAATTATGAGGGCGGCCAGGAGAAGTTCCTCAGGATCACGCAGAACGGCCGACCGGGGACGGCCATGGCTCCGTTCAAGGGTATCCTGACCGCGGAGGAGATCCTCAGCATCTATCGGTACCTCACGTCGTTTTCGCCACAGTGACAGCGCTGCCGAGCCACTTTTTTCTTGACACCTGAACGGAGCCCCTTTAGCATGCCGCTAGCGCCTTTGGAGGGAGGTGACCTGGGTGACTTGGGAAGCGCCGACGTTCGACGAGATCAAGATGGACGCGGAGATCAGTGCCTACCAGGACGACTTCAGCCGGGAGGAATCCGTTTAGCCTCCCTCGACCGTAAGCTCACAGCCCTTCCTTTTGGTGCGTAGCCCAAGAGGAGGGGCTGTATTGTCTTCGCAACCGATCATGCGGATTCGCGTACTGGGGTCGGCAGCTGGCGGTGGGGTTCCCCAGTGGAACTGTGGCTGCCCGAACTGCCGGGAGGCCCGGCAGCGCACCGGAGGAATCCTGCCCCGGACCCAGGACTCCATGGCGGTGAGCGCGAACGGAGAGGAGTGGTTCCTGCTGAACGCCTCCCCGGAGATCCGGACGCAGATCGAGAGCTTCCCGGCACTCCACCCTCGAGGCTCCCGGCACTCGCCGGTCGGCGCGATCCTCCTGACCAACGGCGACCTCGACCACTGCCTCGGGCTCTTCTCCCTCAGGGAGTCCTACCCGCTCGTCGTGTACGCGACCGAGCGGGTCCGGCAGGGGCTCGTGGAGTCCAACGTGATCGTCCGCACCCTCCAGCGCTTTCCCGAGCAGCTCACCTGGCGCCCGCTGAAGCTCGGCCGCGAGGAAGAGCTGAGCGGCGCGGGCGGCTCACCGACCGGGCTCTCGGTGACCCCGCTGCCGCTCCCCGGCAAGCTCCCCATCCACCTGGAAGGCCTCCTGCCCCCAGACCCTGAGGACAACGTGGGGCTCTGGATCCGGGAACGCAAGGGCGGCCGGCTGCTCGTGTATCTGCCCGCCGTGGGCGCCGTCGACGGGAGCCTCCTCCAGGCCCTCGAGGGGGTCAATGCGCTCTTCTTCGACGGGACCTTCTGGTCGAGCGACGAGCTGGTTCGGCTCGGCCTGTCCACGAAGCGCGCCGAAGACATGGCCCACCTGCCGATCGGCGGGCCGACCGGGAGCCTCGCTCGCCTCACTGGCGTGACCGCCCCGCGCAGGATCTACACCCACATCAACAACACGAACCCGATCCTACTGGCGGGATCCCCGGAGCGCCGCGCGGTCGAGGAAGCCGGCTGCGAAGTGGCCGAGGACGGCCTGGAGATTCGCCTGTGAGCTCCGACGCCCCGCTCTCGCGCGAGGCGTTCGTCGAGCGGCTTCGCGAGGAGGGAAGCCGGCGCTATCACGACCGGCACCCGTACCACGCGCTGATGCACGAGGGGAAACTGACCCGCCTCCAGCTCCAGGCGTGGGTCCTGAACCGGTACTACTATCAGACGCGGATCCCGATCAAGGACGCGATCATCCTGTCGAAGTCGGAGGACCCGACGTTCCGGCGCATGTGGATCCACCGGCTGCTGGACCACGACGGCGAGGGTGAGGGGCTCGAGCTGTGGCTCCGGCTCGCCGAGGGGGTCGGGCTCGACCGCGAGGAAGTGGCGAGCTGCCGCTCCGTGGTCCCGGGGGTGCGCTTCGCGTGCGACGCGTACGTGGAGCTGGTGCGGGAGCGGAGTCTCGTGGAAGCCGTGGCTTCCTCTCTGACCGAGTTCTTCGCCCCGGACCTGATGTCCCGCCGCATCGCGGCCTGGGAAGCGCACTACCCGTGGGTGGACCGGGGCGTGCTCGAGTATTTCCGGAGCCGGGTTCCCCGCGCCCGCCGCGACTCGCAGGAGGCCCTCGATTTCGTCGTCAGGGCGGCCGTGTCCCGGGAGCTCCAGGAACGGTGCGTCGCAGCGCTCGTCACCAAGTGCGAGATCCTCTGGACGCTGCTGGACTCGGTCTACGCCGCTTACGTGTCGCCGGGGTGGCGGGTGCCGCAGGCGGGCTGACATGACGCTGTCGCCGGCGAGCCGACCCAAGCTGGCCGCCAAGGCGCGGCTCCGCTGGGACAAGCGGGCGGGGAAGTATTTTCTCCTCTACCCCGAGCGGGGTCTCCTGCTCAACGCGACGGCCGCCGACATCGTTCAGCTCTGCACGGGGGAGTGCACCGTCGAGGGGATCGTGGGCGAGCTTGCGGGAAAATACCCCGGCCAGGCTCGCGAGGAGATCGAGCGCCAGGTCATGGCTTTTCTGGCCCAGATCCAGTCCCGCGGGCTCCTGGAGATCGTGGCGTAGATGAACGGCGCATGAGGAGGGGGAAGCGATGGGGAGGAGCATGAGGCTCGGGCGCGTGCTGGTGGCGGTCCTGGTCGCGATGGTCGGGTGGGGCCTGGCCGTTTCGGATGTCCAGACGGCCGGAGCCCAGGGGAGCCAGGCGAAAAATGTCATCCTCCTGATCGGCGACGGGATGGGGTTCTCCGAGGTCGCCCTGGCCAGGCTCGCCAGCGTCGGGCCCGGCGGCAAGCTGACGATGGACCGCCTGCCGTACCTGACCGCGATGACGACCCACTCCCTGGACGCCCTGGTCACCGACTCGTCGGCGGGCGGCACGGCGATCGCGAGCGGTGTCAAGACGAACAATCACCTGGTCGGCGTCAACCCCGACCTGACGCCGCTCCCGTCGGTGCTCGAGGACGCGGCCAGGCTCGGGAAGTCCACGGGCCTCGTCTCCACGTCGCGGATCACCGACGCGACGCCCGCCGTCTTCGCCGCCCACCCGAAGGTGCCGCGCGAAGCCGTCGGCGCCGCTTGGGAGAACGAGGTGCCGGGAGCGTACCTGGAGAGGGGTGTGGACGTGCTCCTTGGCGGTGGGATCCGCCACTGGATCCCCAAGTCGTGGCCGGGGAGCCGGCGGCCCGACGAGGCCGACTACGTCGGCATGGCGACCCAGAAAGGGTACCGGGTGGTGAAATCTCGGGCCGAGCTGCAGGGGATAGGCCCGGCCAGCACGAGCAAGCTCCTCGGGTTGTTCAGCCCGAGCTACATGGCCTTCGAGATCGACCGGGATCCCGCGAAGGAGCCGAGCCTGGCCGAGATGACGGGCAAGGCCCTCGAGGTTCTGGCGAAAAACCCGAAGGGGTTCTTCCTCATGGTGGAGGGCGGGCTGATCGACATCGCCGGCCACTACTGGGATGCCGCCGCGCTGGTGAAGGAGGTCGTGGCCTTCGACGAGGCCGTGAAGGTCGCCTTTGAGTTTTCCCGCAAGGACGGTCAGACCCTGGTCATCGTCACCGCCGACCATGCCACCGGCGGCCTGCGCATCGCCGAGCCGCTCAACCCGAAGGGCCTCGGAAATATCAAGGCGTCAGCGGCGCGGATGGCGAAGCGGCTCGCGCCCGACCGCGCCAACGTGCGGGAGGTGCTCGCCGACCTGGCGGGGATCACCGACCTGACGGAGGCCGAAATCCAGGCGATCCGGTCGCCTCAAGGATCCCACGTCGGCGGGAAGGTCCACAGGGCCCTCGAATCCGTGCTGGGGAAAGGGGCATGGGAGATCGCCGCAGTCCTCTCCGATCGCGCCGGCGTCTCCTGGTATCCGGTCCACGTCCACGCCAGGTCCGAGAAGACTTACGGCCACGAGGGCACGCCGGTGCCGGTCTACGCCTTCGGGCCCGGGGCCGAGCAGGTGCGCGGCCTCCTCGACAACACGGACATCGCCCGGATCATGCGCCACGCCTTCGGTCTTCCTCCGCACTAGTAGGATGCTGAAGAACCCAGCTCGCATCCTCGAACCGTCAGCGCGCACCTGGCCGAAGCGTCCCGAGCGCGGGCTTGGCCCGCGCAATCGCGGGGGGAGGCATCGGAAGGGGGGCGGAGCCCCCCTCCGAGGATCTAGGAGCGGGAGGTCGGCGCCTTGAACGCAGTCGAGTACCGCCCCTATACCCTGATCGCCGAGCTGACGTACCGCTGCCCGCTCCGGTGTGTCTACTGCTACAACCCCGTCGAGTACAGCCGGCACAGTAACGAGCTGACCACGGAGGAGTGGCTCCGCGTCTTCCGAGAAGCCGAAGCCCTCGGCGTCGTCCAGCTCCATCTGACAGGCGGCGAGCCGCTGGCGCGGCGCGACGTGGAACTGCTGGTGCGCGGCGCGGCCGAGGTCGGGCTCTACACGAACCTGATCACGAGCGGGATCCCGCTCACCCGCGACCGGCTCCGGGAGCTGCGGGACGCCGGCCTCGACAACGTTCAGCTGAGCGTGCAGGACGTGG encodes the following:
- a CDS encoding amidohydrolase, with protein sequence MEFNIFEHFKGIEKIPKDPQNADQQGTAFFLTGHMGERVKDHLDQYAAKARMSRRNFVRSGCGFAAAMLAVNKITGMSFFDVQEAEAYDPAARKELSVARKAGMDLVIDQHTHICWRKDGYVKGVNTSERGMWFVDLLDNLGKAMGLPNGTRDMTVDNFGKLILEGSDTSLAIFNPFGFREDYGGKDMIPIEEQAEVRQRWPDRTIMLAGGLTPNQGVQVTLERLQMYVEKHKISGLKLYTFDSTPKKGWWFDDQRLAYPIWERCRKLKIKNIGCHKGIPFGQFMARYAHVEDFDKVADDFTDLNWIVFHSAWPYHAELAALKGFKPQRKNLYCELGSTFAATVTNRPLECAHVLGTLVRDLGADYVMWGTDSLLWGNPQWQIDAFRRFQIPVAFVEGYGYPTLTDEIKRKILGENAARLWGIKITAKTEPATPPKVVAV
- a CDS encoding XdhC family protein, producing the protein MSAMHELFEQLDRLRRAESKVALATLVNTRGTTPRKEGAKMLVGAGGRILGSVTIGGCVDAQVIEEAEGVLGGSAPKLLELNLGDEEAWEIGLTCGGTIEVFVEPVELARAEGPPLTYYEILRAHAEQGGRSALITRLDGPNNGAKLLLLDTGRTEGTLGEPFLDRRFVAEAQECMARGVSKTLFLEGIRCFVESFGPPSTLLVVGAGHVAMPLVSLARVLGFRTIVVDGRPRFATRERFPDVDRLEVGIPSEVVKSLPLTPATALVLVAHDYKYDLPVLRHALASPIGYIGMLGSTRRGNAILNLLREEGIPEGQLARIRVPIGLDLGAQSAPEIALAILAEVLAERTGTTGMPISRKIREATR
- a CDS encoding SRPBCC family protein, coding for MMIEQKFSLNAPADQVWALLTDPYQVASCLPGAAIAGKVDDRTYLGTVTVKVGPVSASYKGQIRFERLDFERLEAELVGRGQDIRGKGGAEMRMQSRLQPRDGGTEVTVTAEVNISGILAQMGRGMIESVSNHLFQQFAAAIQQKLEGAVGSGEPAAQAAVSEVKPLDAVSLGTRAVGEAMGRAVRRLLGRKEKT
- a CDS encoding XdhC family protein — encoded protein: MADDLLALAYELAQRGEPFALATVVRCERPTSAKPGAKAVIRKDGTLSGWIGGSCAEPVVVKEALRALRDGQPRFIALVGQGSPGSGAREGVLEYAMTCHSGGTLEIYVEPVLPRPELVLVGRGPVVETLAKLGEVLDFTVVLLASEISAEKLPGLRITPRSFIVVSTHGTFDEEAVEQALLGDAAYVSLVASRRRADAVVEALRARGVSAERLGRLKAPAGLDIGAVTPEEIAVSILAEIVQASRSQKIAWTPADTPPEEIGGREARDPVCGMVVRIASAKYRTEVSGETFYFCCLRCKQAFDFAPER
- a CDS encoding ThuA domain-containing protein; its protein translation is MALRVIALISVSVGAIALAAASPSSPKLPRLLMVSHSAGYQHDVVRRPAPEGLSPAEEVVGGLARRSGAFDVSYLYTRDELAGLRRQSFEAFHAVLYFTTGNLPLTAEAREALFEFVRAGRGFVGIHSASDTWYDVPAYGELLGGYFDGHPWHQRVRVTVEDSAHPSTRHLGGSFEITDEIYQFWNWSRTGVHVLLSLDPRSVDVGKGKRSDKDYALAWVRSYGRGRVFYTALGHGREVWEDERFRLHLLGGIRWALGVSP